One segment of Balaenoptera ricei isolate mBalRic1 chromosome 8, mBalRic1.hap2, whole genome shotgun sequence DNA contains the following:
- the LOC132369887 gene encoding COP9 signalosome complex subunit 9: protein MKPAVDEMFPEGAGPYVDLDEAGGSTGLLMDLAANEKAVHADFFNDFEDLFDDDDIQ, encoded by the coding sequence ATGAAGCCGGCGGTGGACGAGATGTTTCCCGAGGGCGCGGGGCCCTACGTGGATCTGGACGAGGCAGGAGGCAGCACCGGGCTCCTGATGGACTTGGCAGCCAATGAAAAGGCAGTTCACGCAGacttttttaatgattttgaagATCTCTTTGATGACGATGATATCCAGTGA